The DNA window GGCCCGGACACCGTCCGCGACTGGCAGGCGAAGGCGGACTGAAGGCGGGACGGACGAATCGGGCGGCTCCGACCCCTCGTCGACGTGCCCGATCGAACACGCATTCATATACGTTCGGGGGTACTCCCTCCGGTAGCCATGGCTCGCGAGGACGAGGACCGGGCGGTCGATCCGAGCGACGGTCGGTCGGCCGCCCCGAGCGACGAGCCGCCGGCCGCCCCGGCAGCCTCGCGGTCCGACGGGGACGGCGTCGCGCTCGCCCGGTCGCTCGTCGGGGCGATCCCGGCGGCGACGCTCGCGTGCGACCCGGAGAGCCTCGCGATACGCGCCGTCAACGACGCGGCGGCGACGCTCCTCGCGCGGGAACCGTCGGCGCTGACGCTGTCGGGGCTGTCGGATCTCGCCGCGTCGGGGACGACCGTCGCGGGCGAGCCGGTCGCGGACGCGTTCTCGGGGGTCGTCGCCGGCGAGGGGGCGGTCTCCGCGGAGGTGGACGTCGCGGTCGACGGCGACACGCGGCGGCTCCGGCTCCGCGCGCACGCGGCGACGCTCGCCGGACGGGAGTGGCTGATCGCGGTCGCGACCGACGTGACGGCGCGGGTCCGCGCCGAGCGGCGGAACCGCTCTCGCGCCCGGACCCTCGACGCGGTGGCGTCGACGCTCCCGCTGGCGCTGTTCCGGTGTGACGCGCGCGGGACGATCGACCGATGGAACGAGCGGGCGAGCGCGGACGCCGGCTACGACGCGGCCGACCTGGACGGTCGGGCGTTCGCCGACCTGTTCGACGACGGGTCGACCGTCTCCGAGGGGCTGACGCGGGTCTATCGGGACGGGATCGTCGTCGAGCGCGAGGCGACGCTCCTGACGCGCTCCGGCGAGGAGGTGCCCTACCGGCTGACGATGGGGCCGGTGACGGACGGCTCGGAGGTCGTCGGGGCGGTCGTGCTCGGCGAGGACCGCACGGACGAGTCGGTCCGCGAGGAGCGGCTCGCGGTGTTGACGCGGGTGCTCAGACACAACTTCCGAAACGACCTCAACGTCGTCACCGGCTTCTCCGAGCAGGCGCGGAACGCGGTCGACGACCCCGAGGCGATCGCACAGCTCGACCGCGTGGTGGAGACGGCGGGGCGGCTGCTCCACCTCGGCGAGACCGCCCGGAAGGTCGAACGGCTGCTCGCCGAGCGTCCGGAGCCGGAGCCGCTCCCGCTGTCGCGGGTCGTGTCGTCCGCGCTCGAGTCGCTTCCCGCCGAACTCCGCGAGGCGGCCGACGTCGAGGTCGACGTCCCCGCCGATCTCACCGTCTCCGGGGTCGACCGACTGCCGGACGCGATCGCCGAACTCCTCGACAACGCGATCCGCCACGGCGACGCCGACCGGCCGAGCGTGCGCGTCTCGGCGGCGGAGCTGCCGAGCGAGTCGTGGGTCTCGCTCGTTGTCGCCGACGACGGCCCCGGGATCCCGCCGGCAGAGCGCGCCGTGCTCACCGGCGAGGAGACGCAGTTGAAACACACGAGCGGCCTCGGACTCTGGTACGTCCACTGGGTCGTCACCGCCGGCGGCGGCCGCCTCGACATCACCGAGAGCACCGACGGCGGGAGCCGGATCGAGCTCAGCCTCCGGGTGCCCGACGAGGGGTGAGCGAGGAGCGAGGAGCGCGCCGTCCGCCTCCCGGCTCACTCGCGGTAGCCGACCTCGTCGCCGACCGCGACCCCGTCGGCCGCTCCCGCGGGTAGCTCGACGACGGTGTCGGCCTCGCCGCGCCCGAGCCCGACGAACGGCGCGAGCCGCTTCACCCGCGTGACCTCCCCGTCGACGATCCAGATCGCGTCGATCGCGAACGGAACGAACAGCATGTGGAGCCACCGCGTCCCGACCTCCTCGAAGGGGAACACGAGCGCGTAGTCGTCGGGGATCGACCGGCGGAACATCAGCCCGCGCGCCTGCCCGAGCCGCGAGCGCGCCACGTCGACGTCGCTCGCGAGCGTCCGCGCCTCGCGGGTCGCGGGCGATCCCCGGTCGGGTCGGTGAACGAGTCGCACGTCCGGCAGGTCGGCGGCGGTGAATAAATAGCCCGGTGGGTCGAGGGGGCCGCGACCGGACGTGGCCGACGGTCGGCGGGGGCGACGGGGGCGGGGGCGACGGGGGCGGCGGAGGAGGATGCGGCCTACGCCGACTCGATCAGAAGCGGGTCGTCGTCGGGAACCGCCATGTCGTAGAGCGCGTCGTTCTCGTAGACCGCGGCGCGCTCGCGACGGCTGAGGACGTACCCGTCGCGCTCGGCTTCGACCTCGCGTTTCACCTCGCCGTGCGGGTCGAGTATCTCGGCGACGACCTCGCCGGCCTCGACGAACTCCCCCTCCGTCGCCCGATAGCGGACGATCCCTGCCACGTCGGCGTGCGGGCCGTCGAACCGCCGGAGCTGGCCGTCGTGATCGAACGCGAGCTCGGGATGTCGGTCGGCCGGCTCCTCGACCATCTCGAGGGCGTGGAGGACGTTCCACGTGCCGTCGACGGCCGCCGCGGCGACGTCGCGCTCGACGACGAGCCGGCCGCCGAGCTCCGGGGTGAACGCCGGGATCCCGTCGGCGACGGCCGCCCCGGTGAGCGAGTGCTGGAGGTCGCGGGTCGCGGTCTCGCCCGGCGGGTACTGGTTGACGACCGGCATCCCGAACGCCTCGGTGAGCTCGACGAGCCGGTCGCGGAGCACCGCCGCGTCCGACACGCTCCGGTCCTCGCCGTAGGGGACCCGCGGCCGGATCGTGTACGGGTGCGTCGCCACCCACGAGGTGTGTAGAGAGAGGATCGCGTCGGCGGTGTCGAGCATGTCCCCGTAGATCCGCTCGCAGACGACCTGCTGGACGCGGGGCGGGGCCTCCGCGTCGGCGTCGTCGCGGCCGAAGTAGCGGTTCGGGTCGTCGCCGTGGTAGTAGGCGGCCCGCGAGTTGGTCCGGAACCCCGCGGGATTCATGATCGGCAGACAGACCACCGCTCCCGCGAGCTCGGCGACGTCGATCCGGTCGGCGACGGCGTGTGTCACCGCCATCCCGGTCGGCTCGTCGCCGTGGATCGTCCCGGTCACCCACACGACCGGCCCGGGGTCGACCCCGTTGAGGACCGTCACCGGGAGCTCCTCGGAGCCGCCGGTCGGCAGTCCGGTGACGGCCCGGTGGCCGATCGCCCGCTCGCCGGGGGCGGCCTCGGCCGTGCCCACCTTCATCGGTTCCCTCCGCGATGTCGCCGGCGTCCGCCGTCTCGAGATGCCATCACGCCGGACCGAGTGTCCCCGTCGACATGAGTGTACGTGCTTCGGCGAGGGGTCGACCGATCACTCCAGCTCGTCGGCCCACGGCCACGGCCGATCCTCGCCCCACGGCCAGGAATCCGTCGCCTTCATCCCGACGTCGTGGCCCTCCTCGATCGTCTCCTCCTTGACCGATTCGGGGTCGCGCCCCTCGATCTCGCGGTCCGACTCGGCCAGCTTCGCGACGCCGGCCGCACACAGCACGGTCAGCTCGCGGAGGTCGCGGACGTCCAGTTTATCGAGGGTGTCGCCGTGGGTGTGGCCCCAGCCGCGGCCGCTGTCCTCGGCGGTCGATCGCCCCTGGCCGCCGGCGACGCCGCGCTGGACGAACGGCCAGTGGTCGCTGTGGGGGCGGAGCCCGTCCTCGACGACGATCGGCACGTCGAACTCCTCGCTCACCTCCTCGAACGCCTCGCCGAGCCCCGACGCGCCGTGGGGGTAGATCTCGAGGTTCCGCGAGTAGCCCGCGCCGTCGACGTTGAGCACGCACTTCACGCGGTCGAGGTCGTGGGTGTGCGACCAGTAGTACGAGCCGTAGAGGCCGGTCTCCTCGGCCCCGAAGACGACGAGCCGCACCCGCGTCTCGAGGTCGTCCTCGATCGACGCGAGCACGCGGCCGACGCCGACGACGAGCGCCGAGCCGAAGCCGTTGTCGTTCGCGCCGACCCCCACGTCGTGTGCGTCGACGTGGGCGGTGTAGAGGACCTCCTCGTCGGTGTCGGGGCCGACGACCGCCTCGACGTTCGCGGAGGTCGCCGGCTCGTTTCGCGCCTCGACGGAGAGGGTCGCGTCGATGCCGCCGTCACCCTCCACCTCGTCGCAGTGGCGCGCGAGCTGGCTGCCGAGCTCCTTGCTCAACCCGACCGCCGGGATCGGGCCCGGCCCGTTCGTGTGACCCACGTCGCCGGTCGGGGGAAGCGATCCCTCGATGTGGTTGTAGAAGATGAACCCCTCCGCGCCCGACTCGGCCGCGTAGTCGTACTTCTCGCTGCGGTGGACCCAGCGGCCGTAGTCGTCGGGGGTGAGACTCGACGCCATCGCGATACAGCCGGAGAGATCGACGTCCTCGAAGTCCTCGGGGAGGCCGTACCCCATGTCGACGATCTCGCCGGTGACCTCCCCGGAGGGCGTCCCCGGCAGTTCGACGAGCTCGTGGCTCCCGCCGAAGGTCGTGGTTCGGCCGTCGTGGTCGACGGTCAGGGACGCCTCCCCGCGCCACCAGCCGGGGATCGGGAACTCGGTGGTCGAGACCTCGGAAAGTCCGGCCTCCTCGAAGGCGTCGGCGACGAGCGACGCCCCGACGGCCTCCCCCTCGTGTCCGGGCATCCGGTCGCCGAGGTCGGAGAGATCGGCGAGCAGCTCCCAGGCGGTCGAATCCGTGTACGCGTCACCGACGGTCTCGGACGGCAGAGATGTCATACGCTCACGTACAGGCGCTTCCGGTATATGATTCTGCGGGCACGACGGGGCGATTGCCGGGAGATCGCGGGGCGCGGCGATCCGGGCTGCCGACGAGCCGACGATCCGGGCTGCCGACGAGCCGACGATCCGAGCGAACCGGCGAGCCGTCGACGCCGATCCGACCCAGGAAGTTATGTCCGTCGGGCCGAAGCGGGCGTATGGAACCCTTCCTCGCCGCCATCCTGATCGGACTCCCGCTCGCGTGGCTCGCCGCGTTCGCCGCGTACGCGTACCTCGACGCGCCGAAGCGCGGGATGAACCCGCGGAAGTGGGCCGCGATCTCGTTTCTCGTCCCGCTGTTCGGCTTCTTCGCGTACCTCTTCGAGCGCGACGAACGCGACTACGACCCCGAGGAGGACCCGTACGCGCGGGGCACGACCTTCGCGGTCCACGAGTCCAGACGGGGCGAGGAGCTGCTCGATCCCGGCGGGACGGGAGCCGACGGCGACGGGAACGGGTCGGTCGACGGGAGTCGATCGAACGACGGGGACCGGACGGCCGACGGAAGCGAGACGGGCGACGGCGACGAGTGGAACGACCCGCCGGGCGTCGACCTCTGAGGGCGAGGGGAATCGGCCGAACCGAACTCAAAGCAGGTCCAAGAGCGCGGTTCGACGGCGCTCGAGGTCGAAGGCCGCTCGCTCGGCGTCGAGCCGGTCGAGGAAGGCGAGGACGTCCGACCCCTCCCGTTCAGCGTGCTCGACGAGCGCCTCGATCGACGCGCGCGACAGCGCGAACGACTCCAGGTGACCGCAGAGCAGGGCCAGCGCGACCCCGGCGTCGCCGTCGGGAAACGCCGGGTCGACGGCGGCGAGGTCGGGCGGTCCCTCCGGGACCGGCTCGATCCCGGCGTCGGCGGCGGGAGCGGTTCGGAGGCACCGCGTACAGATCGCGGTCTCGTCGGCCGGCGCGTGGTCGCGGAGTTCCGGCGGGACGAGGAACGCGACCGCGGACGCGGAACAGTGTGGGCAGGTCATGCTCGGTGATCGGGGCGGGAGAGAAACGAGCGCTCGAGGTTCCGGACGACGCGCGCGTCAGTCGGCCGCCTCGGGCTCCTCGACCGCGCC is part of the Halorubrum aethiopicum genome and encodes:
- a CDS encoding M28 family peptidase, which gives rise to MTSLPSETVGDAYTDSTAWELLADLSDLGDRMPGHEGEAVGASLVADAFEEAGLSEVSTTEFPIPGWWRGEASLTVDHDGRTTTFGGSHELVELPGTPSGEVTGEIVDMGYGLPEDFEDVDLSGCIAMASSLTPDDYGRWVHRSEKYDYAAESGAEGFIFYNHIEGSLPPTGDVGHTNGPGPIPAVGLSKELGSQLARHCDEVEGDGGIDATLSVEARNEPATSANVEAVVGPDTDEEVLYTAHVDAHDVGVGANDNGFGSALVVGVGRVLASIEDDLETRVRLVVFGAEETGLYGSYYWSHTHDLDRVKCVLNVDGAGYSRNLEIYPHGASGLGEAFEEVSEEFDVPIVVEDGLRPHSDHWPFVQRGVAGGQGRSTAEDSGRGWGHTHGDTLDKLDVRDLRELTVLCAAGVAKLAESDREIEGRDPESVKEETIEEGHDVGMKATDSWPWGEDRPWPWADELE
- a CDS encoding DUF6276 family protein, whose amino-acid sequence is MTCPHCSASAVAFLVPPELRDHAPADETAICTRCLRTAPAADAGIEPVPEGPPDLAAVDPAFPDGDAGVALALLCGHLESFALSRASIEALVEHAEREGSDVLAFLDRLDAERAAFDLERRRTALLDLL
- a CDS encoding DUF192 domain-containing protein, translating into MPDVRLVHRPDRGSPATREARTLASDVDVARSRLGQARGLMFRRSIPDDYALVFPFEEVGTRWLHMLFVPFAIDAIWIVDGEVTRVKRLAPFVGLGRGEADTVVELPAGAADGVAVGDEVGYRE
- a CDS encoding succinylglutamate desuccinylase/aspartoacylase family protein, giving the protein MKVGTAEAAPGERAIGHRAVTGLPTGGSEELPVTVLNGVDPGPVVWVTGTIHGDEPTGMAVTHAVADRIDVAELAGAVVCLPIMNPAGFRTNSRAAYYHGDDPNRYFGRDDADAEAPPRVQQVVCERIYGDMLDTADAILSLHTSWVATHPYTIRPRVPYGEDRSVSDAAVLRDRLVELTEAFGMPVVNQYPPGETATRDLQHSLTGAAVADGIPAFTPELGGRLVVERDVAAAAVDGTWNVLHALEMVEEPADRHPELAFDHDGQLRRFDGPHADVAGIVRYRATEGEFVEAGEVVAEILDPHGEVKREVEAERDGYVLSRRERAAVYENDALYDMAVPDDDPLLIESA
- a CDS encoding PAS domain-containing protein → MAREDEDRAVDPSDGRSAAPSDEPPAAPAASRSDGDGVALARSLVGAIPAATLACDPESLAIRAVNDAAATLLAREPSALTLSGLSDLAASGTTVAGEPVADAFSGVVAGEGAVSAEVDVAVDGDTRRLRLRAHAATLAGREWLIAVATDVTARVRAERRNRSRARTLDAVASTLPLALFRCDARGTIDRWNERASADAGYDAADLDGRAFADLFDDGSTVSEGLTRVYRDGIVVEREATLLTRSGEEVPYRLTMGPVTDGSEVVGAVVLGEDRTDESVREERLAVLTRVLRHNFRNDLNVVTGFSEQARNAVDDPEAIAQLDRVVETAGRLLHLGETARKVERLLAERPEPEPLPLSRVVSSALESLPAELREAADVEVDVPADLTVSGVDRLPDAIAELLDNAIRHGDADRPSVRVSAAELPSESWVSLVVADDGPGIPPAERAVLTGEETQLKHTSGLGLWYVHWVVTAGGGRLDITESTDGGSRIELSLRVPDEG
- a CDS encoding PLD nuclease N-terminal domain-containing protein — its product is MEPFLAAILIGLPLAWLAAFAAYAYLDAPKRGMNPRKWAAISFLVPLFGFFAYLFERDERDYDPEEDPYARGTTFAVHESRRGEELLDPGGTGADGDGNGSVDGSRSNDGDRTADGSETGDGDEWNDPPGVDL